A genomic window from Bubalus bubalis isolate 160015118507 breed Murrah chromosome 13, NDDB_SH_1, whole genome shotgun sequence includes:
- the KBTBD7 gene encoding kelch repeat and BTB domain-containing protein 7 gives MQSREEAPRSRRLASPRGGRRPKRISKPSVSAFFTGPEELKDTGHSAALLAQLKSFYDARLLCDVTIEVVTPGSGPGTGRLFSCNRNVLAAACPYFKSMFTGGMYESHQTNVTMHDVDAESFEVLVDYCYTGRVSLSEANVQRLYAASDMLQLEYVREACASFLARRLDLTNCTAILKFADAFDHHKLRSQAQSFIAHNFKQLSRMGSIREESLADLTLAQLLAVLRLDSLDIESERTVCHVAVQWLEAAPKERGPSAAEVFKCVRWTHFTDEDRGYLEELLTKPIVKKYCLDLVEGALQMRYGDTLCKSLVPKPESSSSSSVVSIAENPPQRLGMCAKEMVIFFGHPRDPFLCYDPYSGDIYTMPSPLTSLAHTKTVTSSAVCVSPDHDIYLAAQPRKDLWVYKPAQNSWQQLADRLLCREGMDVAYLNGYIYILGGRDPITGVKLKEVECYSVQRNQWALVAPVPHSFYSFELIVVQNYLYAVNSKRMLCYDPSHNMWLNCASLKRSDFQEACVFNDEIYCICDIPVMKVYNPARGEWRRISNIPLDSETHNYQIVNHGQKLLLITSTTPQWKKNRVTVYEYDTREDQWINIGTMLGLLQFDSGFICLCARVYPSCLEPGQSFITEEDDARSESSTEWDLDGFSELDSESGSSSSFSDDEVWVQVAPQRNAQDQQGSL, from the coding sequence ATGCAGTCCCGGGAAGAAGCTCCGCGCTCTCGCCGCCTCGCCAGTCCCCGCGGCGGGAGGCGTCCCAAGAGGATTTCCAAGCCGTCAGTTTCGGCTTTTTTCACGGGCCCGGAGGAGCTGAAGGACACGGGCCATTCTGCAGCCCTGCTGGCCCAGCTCAAGTCCTTTTACGACGCGCGGCTGCTCTGCGATGTGACCATCGAGGTGGTCACCCCCGGCAGCGGGCCCGGCACGGGCCGCCTTTTTTCCTGCAACCGTAACGTGCTGGCGGCCGCGTGTCCCTACTTCAAGAGCATGTTCACCGGCGGCATGTACGAGAGCCATCAGACGAACGTGACCATGCACGACGTGGACGCCGAGTCCTTCGAGGTGCTGGTCGATTACTGCTACACCGGTCGCGTGTCATTAAGTGAGGCCAACGTGCAGCGCCTTTACGCGGCCTCCGACATGCTGCAGCTGGAGTACGTGCGGGAAGCCTGTGCCTCCTTCCTAGCCCGCCGCCTCGACCTGACCAACTGCACGGCCATCCTCAAGTTCGCCGACGCCTTCGACCATCACAAGCTGCGATCACAGGCCCAGTCCTTTATAGCCCACAACTTCAAGCAGCTCAGCCGCATGGGTTCGATTCGGGAAGAGTCCCTGGCAGATCTGACCCTGGCCCAGCTGCTAGCTGTCCTGCGCCTGGACAGTCTAGACATCGAGAGTGAGCGGACCGTGTGTCACGTGGCGGTGCAGTGGTTGGAGGCGGCTCCCAAGGAGCGGGGTCCCAGCGCTGCAGAAGTCTTCAAGTGTGTCCGCTGGACCCACTTCACTGACGAAGATAGGGGCTACCTGGAAGAACTGCTGACCAAGCCCATTGTGAAGAAGTACTGTCTGGACCTTGTTGAAGGGGCCCTGCAGATGCGATATGGTGACACGTTGTGCAAGTCTCTGGTGCCCAAGCCAgagagcagcagcagtagctctgTTGTGTCCATAGCAGAAAATCCACCCCAGAGGCTGGGTATGTGTGCCAAGGAGATGGTGATCTTCTTTGGCCATCCCAGAGATCCCTTTCTGTGCTATGACCCATACTCGGGGGACATTTACACAATGCCATCACCTTTGACCAGTTTGGCTCACACTAAGACTGTCACTTCTTCAGCTGTCTGTGTCTCTCCAGACCATGACATCTATCTAGCCGCCCAGCCCAGGAAGGATCTCTGGGTGTATAAACCAGCCCAGAATAGTTGGCAGCAACTTGCTGACCGCCTGCTCTGCCGGGAGGGCATGGATGTGGCATACCTCAATGGCTACATCTACATCCTGGGTGGACGTGACCCCATTACTGGAGTGAAATTAAAGGAAGTGGAGTGCTACAGTGTTCAGAGGAACCAGTGGGCCTTAGTGGCTCCTGTACCACATTCCTTCTATTCCTTTGAACTCATAGTGGTTCAGAACTATCTTTATGCTGTGAACAGTAAGCGCATGCTCTGCTATGATCCTAGCCATAATATGTGGCTGAACTGTGCTTCCCTTAAACGGAGTGACTTTCAGGAAGCCTGTGTCTTCAATGATGAGATCTATTGCATCTGTGACATCCCAGTCATGAAGGTGTATAACCCAGCCAGGGGAGAATGGAGGCGTATTAGTAATATTCCCCTGGACTCGGAGACCCACAACTACCAGATTGTCAATCATGGCCAAAAGTTGCTCCTCATCACTTCCACAACCCCTCAATGGAAAAAAAACCGGGTAACTGTGTATGAATATGATACAAGGGAAGACCAGTGGATTAATATAGGGACCATGTTAGGGCTTCTGCAGTTTGACTCTGGCTTTATTTGCCTCTGTGCTCGTGTTTATCCTTCCTGCCTTGAACCTGGTCAGAGTTTCATCACTGAGGAAGATGATGCACGGAGTGAGTCTAGTACTGAATGGGACTTAGATGGGTTCAGTGAACTGGACTCTGAGTCAGGAAGTTCAAGTTCTTTTTCTGATGATGAAGTCTGGGTACAGGTAGCCCCTCAGCGAAATGCACAGGATCAGCAGGGTTCTTTGTAA